ATTAAAGAATTAAATCAACAAATATCATCTGCAGCTCGTCGTGCTGGGATGGCCGAAGTGGCAACCACAATTTTGCACAACATTGGCAATATTTTGAATAGCTCTAATGTTTCAATTGCCCTTTTAAAAAACAGCTTCAATCTGGATTATCATAAAAAGTTATTAAAAATTATGGAGATGATGGAGCAACATCCGCTCGATCTGGTAGATTTTTTATCCCATGATCCCAAAGGGAGGATCATTCCGCAATACCTGTTAGCACTTGCCAAAATTATCATAGAAGAAAATGAGAAAAATAATATTGAAGTAGATAATCTGCAGAATGACTTACGGCATATTAGTCAAATAGTAGATACTCAACAATCAATTAGCGGTTTATCAAGTATGAATGAACAAGTCTACCTTCCTGAATTACTCGAAACAGCAGTAAACATTACGATGAACTCCTCAAAAAATGCTAACATCATGATTATTAAAGAATTTAAACCTGCTCCTTTGATTACTGTGGATAAGTCAAAGCTACTGCAAATATTGGTCAATCTAATTCAAAATGCCAAAGACTCACTTTTAGAAAATAACTCTTCGCCGATTAAAGAAATCAAATTAACGATTCAAAAAACTGGAAACAAGTTAATGCAAATCCTTGTCGAAGATAATGGAGTTGGCATTAATACAGAAAATTTGCAACGTATCTTTGCTTTTGGATTTACAACAAAAATAAATGGTCATGGTTTTGGCTTACACAGCTCTGCGTTATCAGCTCGAGCAATGGGTGGTTCACTTTTAGCTGAAAGCAAAGGAGAAGGATATGGAGCTCGATTTACATTGACCTTACCTATTGTCCCCAGCTCCTATAGACAGGGAGGCCCTGATGAGTAATATCCCATTACAAATTATGATTATTGATGATAACCCATCGATACATCAGGATTTTATTAAAGTTTTAACTGCATCAAATACGAAGTCGGAATTGAATCATTTAGACAAACAATTATTTGATGATAAGGCCTCTATAGATGAT
This sequence is a window from Legionella cherrii. Protein-coding genes within it:
- a CDS encoding sensor histidine kinase encodes the protein MEIHKLLKRQLEHSKIAQDKKPETDEQWKTFIQRINNTYMEADQERYLHERSMRISSREMMSLNEKLEFAQHIAGLGYWSYDGAIDRAIWSNELFNLFHLSPNNKAPSFAEFIELVHEQDRFELTQKVESALKDKIDYECEVRVRNPDGNYHWYRIIGQCQEGEKQLAGIVIDIHKSKISEEKIKELNQQISSAARRAGMAEVATTILHNIGNILNSSNVSIALLKNSFNLDYHKKLLKIMEMMEQHPLDLVDFLSHDPKGRIIPQYLLALAKIIIEENEKNNIEVDNLQNDLRHISQIVDTQQSISGLSSMNEQVYLPELLETAVNITMNSSKNANIMIIKEFKPAPLITVDKSKLLQILVNLIQNAKDSLLENNSSPIKEIKLTIQKTGNKLMQILVEDNGVGINTENLQRIFAFGFTTKINGHGFGLHSSALSARAMGGSLLAESKGEGYGARFTLTLPIVPSSYRQGGPDE